A single window of Gambusia affinis linkage group LG18, SWU_Gaff_1.0, whole genome shotgun sequence DNA harbors:
- the LOC122820052 gene encoding uncharacterized protein LOC122820052 isoform X1 → MLEEKKAVGSPQERKTSNISRKKIQSFNAGNGNVASTNGNVSNHPQSFSLLLENCAPYPAPGVLTTPLLSGLPGSAPLTGRQAASLQLAQLKAQLALTQMNNVLAICGCAPSLTSNTHIPALGLPTKPPSPTAVAINLLNLLKIANTMSHQMYNPFARGKQMPSQGPYGLSGGQMEMDPRRPPPHFGSGSNFSSSGSSDLTRGLSGGPIPSIMSLPGNYRPERNNITVDEDIDRCLDLNISRAREEVTQTSSSQNTQFTNIQRDIFPSSNKGIPSYLTSPATLVNRSFTVDSSNNSLDWLPICQRGSEEESSKKYSSASSSFLSSGASLFSTSSEGKHMSSTPGLGDYDINIPAKSVPPPEPIRPKYTSESASNILLHFGLEKEDLEHLISYPEDQITPENLPFILRQIKHDKEKKAATAAQSKPYSATQPIRSMGEKDKYLPSIRTGFNSDQISSTVLKPSKVIDYGHTGKYTTGVGNEGGRTIGSSAVAGAGGSLLCTDTFKPSSHVRDPLQRGQGELKTGPVVSSHSQMSSVSTVDSLKSPVAPSSSDLSKKLGVQTSQNSTSLFPSFGLLNKDTELRVLKSEDPKIPPPKQPEPARQASTQPQPFNPPCNLSRGVHPGRPGLVLIHSNDSHNNNKRKTQGQGLKAPEQMNKIQAQQQPIQQTLQHQGPPPQKPQFQRHLQPIPSVQQGLPASMQPRLSLFPVGPALPTPAQVPIRPPLPMPAPMLLRPSIPTPAQGRMDAMPRMPPPVFKDQTSVPKMGPSKLPTPAMMQDYAAATPRIFPHTCCLCMKECTNMKDWLSHQNTSLHLDSCRLLRLRYPDWDGTTLELLSGPGKGTQASPTVLGQSFHETRSHSLSPHRQRGSEDGKESPHHHYGSESRRQKRSSRSRSRSPQRHHSSDGQRERRSSRSPHTSRHSRRSRSRSYDRPTSSHHRSRSRSYERRSPPRKREAKRLSPRRSYERRSSPRRSDERHLSPRRSRELRSPVERSAPQHKRSRSADRLAKRLLETTAVQSLSKQSNLEAMVKTLAPALLAELAKMKSSSNTEKKTSSAKSSKATSSCPKSGKSSSAKPMSAESLSAGKVRLSSVSASLSHDDIFDALEKFGKVKEVIIARASLQAVIHFEKEADAEKLKKLQCLQVKGLTVYVDKKMNVVSKKPQSVQKLASQKKFAESSTTFTGKDKTPALPGAKTITTGKVATKAKGVPTKQVAVKKPNTAGKRSVIQVGVKTTEGSGVQKNKSPVKTSDTDEATNTKPESEIKSADTPSETPEVLKTSDTTVGDEDKEEKMASQVKEVTPEAETSSNPVKAETQPDTLGEKDLESKSAPSENQPAAPKAESKELPLVTKTVDTVETSEENQVEECLKVDSVRIKVEDVEPGKTEPEEPMEIFSSAETKDQVSETVKPAARVKTPPCKTSADPPQTQQTTVKTEEMLVTDSSQVQPCPMEESEPPARKLKTETEQLQSPKKTETKQKDVSSHLTPEPVSDVVAVKLEEPTSAGKKTADGAAAPADGFSLTATAKTEKQEQQKETKRTPEKTVKSSMPLSKDSHNEKQPPPQTCASVSPTPAEPIQSGSVRADMKAGKNETEVGVIPTVSRKSSENTERKRSVVPAEKQTTPVPHTSTMSVTDLGKPEDNDAELPQINEDFFRALTTALREHRLRQGEKKTSEESFTISKTTSEGMKEEYMPFTKDESKEEDNYSDPFDDFNFGDFVTVDEISEEMDDTLVEDTSVSLELISRDATERLSPDVSSAASKTSTRSSKTCKSSTSSSTKSEKGSDSLSSTFEPKNKQKILSEPPKFETKISSVGGVKTKSSSTPSNSLKTSLSSAHKSQSNKSTPPVRSSETSSSGRSTRSSTAAVKSSVGTQQVGKKDVKHKESAVAKSDHHVSAESCSANTVESELRIKTSKIQPTERQSSQIQNLKTDLKSVKEMKKSEMQDKKKDMDGKNAEEKRGNNEDKQILDSFNEKSDEQKNKDDNQDRRTEIQISGPEQDQLIHQGADNDNSPSDGCQEMEVDESTNLQDCALKNQAGTAHDEETNQTPNSSSVKQNNGILSSEKVCKTSREVGQTSNEEDLNDSRHFDTLKDQKLVFPTDFLSKADDEPTNEEAYEVIDSMDDQPATTEAESEMEKKEQRKKESTNTSGDDKPTRKGRSRSQIFKSEEKENSLKQQDKTRTYVTRTKDSKIEKEEESLEDFEEMVYKVVDSIEDDSFQKPSTTGSCSSRRTPRGNKKVEKTSPPVEEPKKSDDEEEDVFTVLDSVEEESPSDKPVVTRSTRGRRQNIAKKVEENTKTKEDKTPTRRRSTPVKDSKEKEKTPKIDVPLKESTLMKSDSGVPRTGDEDTICMELDAVEYDQPTTQKPRRGRPKDNITSQKQSEEEEPVYQIVDSLEEDQENTMTVTSSLQKKSETKVEMTADVNIVSLTKVKEDKSPTRRHTPARDAQEKDRVHLKECAQTKKSDTAVTASGEVDDTCKQLNVVKEGQQTTQKSRRGRPKKDNKTSKKQTEEEEPVYQIVDSLEEDQENTMTLESSLHEHSEANIEKTADFNTVLFTKLGEDKTLTRRQCTPTRDSHEKDIVPLKESTPTQTSSAPVVNTGQEDTIIEELDAVEDGQPATQKPGRGRQKKKNKTSKKLTEEEETIYQIVDTLEGDQSKTMMVASVHMEETEAKVEVTEDVNTVLFSKMKEDNILTRGQCTPARNSLEKYIVPLKESTPTNTNDAAVTSTGNEDSTCEELDSTEDSQPTTQKPRRGRPKKDYKTSKKQTEEDEEPVYQIVDSLEEDQEKNVMEEASLQTESETNVEMTANANTNLFTKTKEDKSLTKRRHTPARDSQENDREKTPKPDVCVPLVESTPTKKNDTTDFGGKETTYEVLDAVEDVVEPTTQASRRGRPKKDNKTSEQQTEYLKVDSSRKDDDEEEATYQILDSVEDEGVGDLAPVDHSECEKTSSAFADDDITKEIIRSLLNEEEGGTIYQIVDSLEEDQVQEATMTETAMQEGSETTGDMVARTDHVLSSPSTVELSEQTGGEETQLAGKTLEDKEDPSAKGSDTEGKESTLKGDVVGEDKSLNQTNNQLGASEKNILTSPKSKDTEATENILVNLDQVSEDEEDYPDDAAEEEELKKRQAAAKKRENDREDKMSREREAMERRSRSSSRGGSRKSTWKPEKTSHEDFEKVEVDAQDLVTLDEVGEDEVGEEAVTEAPTWKVELTEGELQDLVTLDEIVEEEEGQLEAPPQNLESQFKDSLKSETLPTLTETTQIEDNKDDDNHPKEPSSSSKRKLDDITEERGNFVTVDEVGEIEEEEEKEAVTRRGRPRKSSRLTPVRKSTRGKTAKEEKHRQEEEENKSLLSASLDSSWTLETFGPSGDFQSETQRIEEGKNTEAASIEHQPLPNDGLKLGFEEAERQEHRRACVKVVDKRQQEPTGPEAKRPRSQPPSVSVNLQLPPFTPKNPLGKEFVNPTSGFFCSLCSVFYLNEDTAKEIHCSSQEHYDNLKNYYQKLQQNVQGSLSD, encoded by the exons ATGTTGGAGGAAAAGAAGGCAGTCGGATCTCCGCAGGAGAGAAAAACTTCAAACATtagcagaaagaaaatccagaGCTTCAACGCAGGAAACGGCAACGTTGCCTCAACCAACGGCAACGTCAGCAATCATCCACAGAG cttttctttgcttttggaGAATTGTGCCCCGTATCCTGCTCCAGGGGTCTTAACAACCCCACTTCTCAGCGGGCTTCCTGGGAGCGCACCACTGACAGGAAGGCAAGCTGCTTCTTTGCAGTTGGCCCAGCTGAAGGCTCAGCTAGCATTAACACAGATGAACAATGTTCTCGCTATTTGTGGCTGTGCTCCAAGCTTGACATCAAACACCCATATACCTGCTCTGGGATTGCCCACAAAACCACCTTCGCCAACTGCTGTGGCCATCAATCTCCTGAACCTTCTGAAGATTGCCAACACTATGTCTCATCAGATGTATAATCCCTTTGCCCGTGGCAAACAGATGCCATCCCAGGGACCTTATGGACTCTCTGGTGGGCAAATGGAGATGGATCCTCGGAGGCCACCGCCTCACTTTGGCTCTGGCTCCAACTTCAGCTCTTCTGGATCTTCTGATCTAACCCGTGGACTCTCTGGAGGACCTATACCGTCCATTATGTCTTTACCAGGAAACTACAGACCCGAGAGGAATAACATTACAGTAGATGAAGACATAGACAGATGTTTGGACTTGAATATCAGTAGAGCCAGGGAGGAGGTGACACAAACTTCCTCAAGTCAAAATACCCAATTTACTAACATTCAAAGAGACATATTTCCTTCTTCAAACAAAGGAATACCTTCATATTTGACATCTCCTGCTACTCTAGTAAACAGATCCTTTACTGTGGACAGTAGTAACAACAGTTTGGACTGGTTGCCTATATGCCAGAGGGGTTCGGAGGAAGAGtcatcaaaaaaatattcatcagcGTCCTCCAGCTTCCTAAGCAGTGGTGCAAGTCTTTTCAGTACCTCCAGTGAAGGAAAACATATGTCATCCACTCCAGGTTTGGGTGACTATGACATAAATATACCAGCCAAGTCTGTGCCTCCTCCGGAGCCCATTCGCCCCAAGTATACTTCAGAATCAGCCTCTAACATCCTCCTGCACTTTGGTCTTGAAAAAGAAGATTTGGAACACCTGATCTCTTACCCTGAAGACCAGATAACACCTGAGAACCTGCCTTTCATTCTAAGGCAAATCAAGCatgataaagaaaagaaagctgcAACTGCTGCTCAATCCAAACCCTACAGTGCAACTCAACCCATCAGAAGTATGGGTGAAAAGGACAAGTATCTACCTTCCATAAGAACAGGGTTCAATTCAGATCAAATATCATCCACTGTTCTTAAACCAAGTAAAGTGATTGATTATGGACACACTGGTAAATATACCACAGGGGTTGGGAATGAAGGTGGAAGAACTATTGGCAGTTCAGCTGTGGCCGGTGCGGGTGGAAGTTTGTTGTGTACTGACACTTTCAAACCTAGCAGCCATGTCAGAGATCCACTTCAAAGAGGCCAGGGAGAGCTGAAAACTGGACCAGTTGTCTCTTCACATAGCCAGATGAGTTCTGTCTCCACTGTTGACTCACTGAAGAGCCCTGTGGCACCATCAAGCAGTGATCTATCTAAAAAATTGGGAGTCCAAACAAGTCAAAACTCAACATCGCTCTTCCCATCTTTCGGATTGCTGAACAAAGACACAGAATTAAGAGTACTCAAGTCAGAAGACCCCAAAATTCCTCCCCCAAAGCAGCCAGAGCCAGCTCGCCAGGCATCCACTCAACCCCAGCCATTCAATCCACCCTGTAATTTAAGTCGTGGAGTTCATCCTGGGCGTCCTGGCCTTGTGCTTATTCACAGTAACGACTCTCACAACAATAATAAGCGCAAAACTCAAGGTCAAGGATTAAAAGCTCCTGAACAGATGAATAAGATACAAGCACAACAGCAGCCAATTCAGCAGACTCTACAGCATCAAGGACCACCACCACAGAAGCCACAATTTCAAAGGCATCTGCAGCCGATTCCGTCGGTACAACAAGGTCTTCCTGCTTCCATGCAACCCCGGTTGTCTCTCTTTCCAGTTGGACCTGCTCTACCTACACCAGCCCAAGTTCCAATCCGTCCTCCTCTTCCTATGCCAGCCCCAATGCTACTTCGTCCCTCTATACCTACACCAGCCCAAGGCCGGATGGATGCTATGCCTCGCATGCCACCTCCAGTTTTCAAAGATCAGACATCAGTACCAAAGATGGGTCCGTCTAAACTACCAACACCGGCCATGATGCAGGACTACGCCGCAGCAACACCAAGAATATTTCCTCATACCTGTTGTCTTTGTATGAAAGAATGTACCAATATGAAG GACTGGCTCTCCCACCAGAACACCAGCCTTCATCTTGACAGCTGCAGACTGCTGAGGTTACG aTACCCTGATTGGGATGGGACTACACTGGAGTTATTGAG TGGTCCGGGTAAAGGTACCCAAGCCTCCCCCACAGTTCTTGGCCAGAGTTTCCATGAGACTCGTTCCCATTCCCTCAGCCCTCATCGCCAACGTGGATCAGAGGATGGCAAGGAAAGTCCACACCACCATTATGGGTCAGAGAGTAGAAGACAAAAACGTAGCAGCCGCTCTCGATCACGTAGTCCACAACGCCATCATTCCTCTGATGGTCAAAGAGAGAGACGAAGTAGCAGATCGCCACATACTTCCAGACACTCTCGcag GTCCCGCTCTCGTTCCTATGATCGCCCAACCTCGTCTCACCACCGCTCACGGTCAAGAAGTTACGAGAGGCGATCGCCTCCCAGGAAGAGGGAAGCCAAGCGGTTGTCACCAAGGAGAAGCTATGAGCGTCGATCATCTCCAAGAAGAAGCGATGAGAGACACTTGTCACCAAGGAGAAGCCGTGAGTTGCGGTCACCAGTGGAGAGATCTGCACCTCAGCATAAGAGGTCCAGAAGTGCCGACAGACTGGCTAAGAGACTCCTGGAAACAACAG CTGTCCAATCTCTGTCCAAACAATCTAACCTGGAGGCCATGGTTAAAACTCTGGCTCCTGCGTTACTGGCTGAACTGGCTAAGATGAAGTCCTCTTCCAACACAGAGAAGAAGACATCTTCTGCTAAATCATCTAAAGCCACTTCCAGCTGTCCAAAGAGTGGGAAAAGCTCTTCAGCAAAGCCCATG TCTGCTGAGTCCTTATCTGCTGGCAAAGTGAGGCTCTCCAGCGTTTCCGCTTCCCTTTCCCATGATGACATTTTTGATGCCTTGGAGAAATTTGGAAAAGTCAAAGAAGTGATTATAGCCAGAGCATCACTACAG GCAGTCATCCATTTTGAGAAAGAGGCAGatgcagaaaaactgaagaaattacaATGCTTGCAAGTGAAAGGATTGACTGTCtatgttgacaaaaaaatg aatgttGTTTCCAAGAAGCCTCAGTCGGTGCAGAAGTTGGCTTCACAGAA AAAGTTTGCAGAGTCCAGTACAACATTCACTGGAAAAGATAAGACACCTGCATTACCTGGGGCTAAAACCATCACAACAGGCAAAGTCGCTACAAAAGCAAAGGGTGTCCCCACCAAACAGGTAGCTGTAAAGAAACCCAATACAGCTGGAAAAAGGTCAGTAATACAGGTCGGAGTTAAAACTACAGAGGGTTCAGGggtccaaaaaaacaaaagtccagTAAAGACGTCTGACACCGATgaagcaacaaacacaaaacctgaaagtgaaataaaatctgctgaCACTCCCAGTGAGACTCCTGAGGTGTTGAAGACGTCGGATACAACTGTCGGCGATGAAGataaagaggagaaaatggCGTCTCAAGTGAAGGAAGTGACTCCTGAAGCAGAAACATCGTCAAACCCGGTGAAGGCTGAAACCCAACCAGACACTTTGGGTGAGAAGGACTTGGAGTCGAAATCAGCACCATCAGAAAACCAGCCGGCTGCTCCCAAAGCAGAAAGCAAAGAGCTCCCCCTGGTGACCAAAACTGTGGACACAGTGGAAACCTCTGAAGAGAATCAAGTAGAAGAATGTCTCAAAGTGGATTCTGTAAGAATCAAAGTTGAAGATGTTGAACCTGGAAAGACTGAACCAGAAGAACCCATGGAAATTTTTAGTTCTGCTGAGACCAAAGACCAAGTTTCAGAAACTGTAAAACCAGCAGCTAGAGTTAAAACTCCACCATGTAAAACGTCTGCTGATCCACCTCAAACACAGCAAACCACtgtgaaaactgaagaaatgttaGTGACAGACTCATCGCAGGTCCAGCCGTGTCCGATGGAGGAATCAGAACCCCCAGCAAGAAAGTTAAAGACAGAAACTGAGCAACTGCAGTCTCCaaagaagacagaaacaaagcaaaaag atgtaAGCAGTCATCTGACACCAGAACCTGTGAGCGACGTTGTAGCCGTGAAGCTTGAGGAACCAACATCTGCTGGAAAGAAGACTGCTGATGGCGCAGCGGCACCAGCTGACGGTTTCTCCCTCACAGCCACggcaaagacagaaaagcaggagcaacaaaaagaaacaa AACGCACACCAGAGAAAACTGTCAAGTCCTCAATG CCTCTTTCAAAAGATTCACATAATGAGAAACAACCTCCACCTCAAACCTGTGCCTCAGTTTCTCCAACTCCAGCAGAACCCATCCAGTCAGGTTCTGTCAGAGCAGATATGAAGGCTGGAAAAAATGAGACGGAGGTTGGTGTAATCCCGACTGTGTCTCGTAAATCCAGTGAAAATACAGAGAGAAAGCGGTCAGTCGtccctgcagaaaaacaaaccacgCCTGTTCCGCACACCTCCACCATGTCAGTCACAGATTTGGGCAAACCGGAGGACAATGATGCTGAACTTCCTCAGATCAATGAAGATTTTTTCAGGGCGCTCACAACAGCTCTTCGTGAACACAGACTAAGacagggagaaaagaaaacgaGTGAAGAG AGTTTCACCATAAGCAAAACAACCTCTGAAGGTATGAAGGAGGAATACATGCCATTCACAAAG GATGAAAGCAAAGAGGAGGATAATTACTCGGATCCTTTTGATGACTTTAACTTTGGAGACTTTGTGACTGTTGATGAGATTAGTGAAGAAATGGATGACACGCTGGTTGAAGACACCTCTGTTTCATTAGAGTTGATATCCAGAGATGCAACAGAAAGGCTGAGCCCAGATGTGTCCTCTGCTGCCAGTAAGACCTCAACAAGGTCTTCAAAAACTTGCAAGAGCTCAACTTCTTCCTCAACCAAGTCTGAAAAAGGCAGTGACTCTTTAAGTTCCACGTTCGAGcccaaaaacaagcagaaaattTTATCTGAACCTCCCAAATTTGAAACCAAAATTTCATCTGTTGGTGGCGTTAAAACTAAAAGTTCCTCCACCCCTTCtaattctttaaaaacttcaCTTTCCTCTGCTCATAAATCTCAGTCAAACAAGAGTACGCCTCCCGTTAGGTCATCAGAAACATCATCCTCTGGTCGAAGTACTCGCTCATCAACAGCAGCCGTCAAATCATCTGTAGGGACACAGCAGGTGGGTAAGAAGgatgtaaaacataaagagagTGCAGTGGCCAAGTCTGACCACCATGTGTCAGCAGAGAGCTGTTCTGCAAATACTGTTGAGTCAGAGCTGAGGATAAAAACATCGAAGATTCAACCCACAGAGCGACAGAGCTCACAGATCCAGAATCTGaagacagatttaaaaagtgtcaaagagatgaagaaaagcGAAATGCAGGATAAGAAAAAAGACATGGATGGCAAAAACGCTGAGGAAAAGAGGGGCAATAATGAGGATAAACAAATTCTTGATTCCTTCAATGAAAAATctgatgaacagaaaaacaaggatGATAACCAAGACAGAAGAACTGAAATTCAAATATCTGGACCTGAGCAAGACCAGCTGATTCATCAAGGAGCTGATAATGACAACAGTCCCTCAGATGGATGCCAGGAAATGGAAGTAGATGAGTCTACAAACCTGCAGGACTGCGCACTTAAAAATCAGGCTGGCACAGCCCATGATGAAGAAACGAACCAGACTCCAAATAGCAGTAgcgtaaaacaaaataatggcATTCTTTCATCCGAGAAAGTCTGTAAAACCTCCAGAGAGGTTGGTCAGACCTCTAATGAAGAAGACCTAAATGACAGCAGACACTTTGACACTTTGAAAGACCAAAAACTTGTATTTCCCACTGACTTTCTGTCTAAAGCTGATGATGAACCCACAAATGAAGAGGCTTATGAGGTCATAGATTCAATGGATGATCAACCAGCAACAACTGAGGCGGAATCAGAAATGGAGAAGaaggaacaaagaaagaaagaaagcacaaacaCCTCTGGAGATGATAAACCGACCAGAAAAGGACGTTCAAGGagccaaatatttaaaagtgaagagaaagaaaattcaCTAAAGCAACaggacaaaacaagaacatatgTGACACGAACAAAGGACAGCAagatagaaaaagaagaagagagtcTTGAGGATTTCGAGGAAATGGTCTATAAAGTTGTGGACTCCATTGAAGATGATTCTTTTCAGAAGCCCTCAACCACAGGGAGTTGTAGTAGCAGACGAACAccaagaggaaacaaaaaagttgAGAAGACATCACCTCCTGTAGAAGAACCTAAAAAATCTGACGACGAAGAAGAGGACGTGTTCACTGTTTTAGACTCTGTGGAAGAGGAAAGTCCCAGTGACAAACCAGTGGTGACGAGATCAACTAGAGGAAGAAGACAAAACATAGCAAAGAAAGTTGAAGAAAATACTAAAACGAAGGAAGACAAGACCcccacaagaagaagaagcacaCCAGTCAAAGATTctaaggaaaaagagaaaactccAAAAATAGATGTTCCTCTAAAGGAAAGTACACTAATGAAGAGTGACTCTGGTGTACCACGTACTGGTGATGAGGACACCATCTGTATGGAATTGGATGCTGTTGAGTATGACCAACCAACTACACAAAAACCAAGAAGAGGAAGACCAAAGGACAATATAACAAGTCAGAAACAAAGTGAGGAAGAAGAGCCGGTTTACCAGATTGTAGATTCTCTAGAGGAAGATCAAGAAAATACCATGACGGTGACATCCAgtcttcagaaaaaaagtgaGACAAAAGTTGAAATGACTGCAGATGTCAACATTGTTTCGCTTACCAAAGTGAAAGAAGACAAGTCCCCGACAAGGAGACACACACCAGCCAGAGATGCACAGGAAAAAGACAGAGTTCATCTAAAGGAATGTGCACAAACAAAGAAGAGTGACACTGCTGTAACAGCCTCTGGTGAAGTGGACGATACTTGTAAGCAATTGAATGTTGTTAAGGAAGGCcaacaaacaacacagaaatCAAGAAGAGGAAGACCAAAGAAGgacaataaaacaagtaaaaaacaaactgaggaaGAAGAGCCTGTTTATCAGATTGTAGATTCTCTTGAAGAAGATCAAGAAAATACCATGACGTTAGAATCTAGTCTTCATGAACACAGCGAGGCAAACATTGAAAAGACTGCAGATTTCAACACAGTTTTGTTTACCAAATTGGGTGAAGACAAAACCCTCACAAGAAGACAATGCACACCAACCAGAGATTCCCATGAAAAAGACATAGTTCCTCTGAAGGAAAGTACACCAACACAGACAAGTAGTGCTCCTGTAGTAAACACCGGGCAGGAAGACACTATTATTGAAGAACTGGATGCTGTTGAGGATGGCCAACCAGCAACCCAGAaaccaggaagaggaagacaaaagaagaagaataaaaccagtaaaaaacTAACTGAGGAAGAAGAGACTATTTATCAGATTGTAGATACTCTAGAAGGTGATCAAAGCAAAACCATGATGGTAGCTTCCGTTCATATGGAGGAAACTGAGGCAAAAGTTGAAGTGACTGAAGATGTcaacacagttttgttttccaaaatgaaaGAAGACAATATCCTCACGAGAGGACAATGCACACCAGCCAGAAATTCTCTGGAAAAATACATTGTTCCTCTAAAGGAAAGTACACCAACCAATACGAATGATGCTGCTGTAACAAGTACTGGCAATGAGGACAGTACTTGTGAAGAATTGGATTCTACTGAAGATAGCCAACcaacaacacagaaaccaaGAAGAGGAAGACCAAAGAAGGActataaaacaagtaaaaagcaaactgaggaagatgaagagccTGTTTATCAGATTGTAGATTCTCTAGAAGAGGATCAAGAAAAAAACGTGATGGAAGAAGCCAGTCTGCAGACGGAAAGTGAGACAAATGTTGAAATGACTGCAAATGCCAACACCAATTTGTTTACCAAAACAAAGGAAGACAAGAGCCTCACGAAAAGACGACACACACCTGCCAGAGATTCCCAGGAAAATGACAGAGAGAAAACTCCAAAACCAGATGTTTGTGTTCCTCTAGTAGAAAGTACACCAACTAAGAAGAATGATACGACAGACTTTGGTGGGAAGGAGACTACTTATGAAGTATTGGATGCCGTTGAAGACGTTGTTGAGCCAACAACGCAAGCATCAAGAAGGGGAAGACCaaagaaagacaataaaacaagtgAACAACAAACAGAATATCTGAAGGTTGACTCGTCCAGAaaggatgatgatgaagaagaagcaACATATCAGATTCTTGACTCTGTTGAGGATGAGGGGGTTGGTGACCTAGCTCCTGTAGACCACTCTGAATGCGAAAAAACGTCAAGCGCTTTTGCAGATGATGACATAACAAAGGAAATAATTAGGTCACTATTAAatgaggaggaaggagggacAATTTATCAAATTGTAGATTCACTGGAAGAAGATCAAGTTCAAGAAGCGACGATGACAGAAACAGCCATGCAGGAGGGGAGTGAGACAACAGGAGATATGGTAGCAAGAACTGACCATGTACTGTCCAGCCCCTCAACTGTAGAACTATCTGAACAAACAGGTGGAGAGGAGACTCAGTTAGCTGGTAAAACATTGGAGGATAAAGAGGATCCTTCTGCTAAAGGCTCTGATACAGAGGGGAAGGAGAGTACATTAAAAGGAGATGTTGTGGGGGAAGACAAGTCTTTGAATCAGACAAATAATCAGCTTGGTGCATCAGAGAAGAATATACTAACATCACCGAAGAGCAAGGACACAGAAGCAACTGAAAATATTCTTGTGAACCTGGATCAGGTGAGCGAAGATGAGGAAGATTATCCTGATGACGCGGCTGAGGAAGAAGAACTGAAGAAAAGGCAAGCTGCTgctaagaaaagagaaaatgaccGTGAGGATAAAATGTCCAGGGAAAGAGAAGCTATGGAGCGAAGGAGtcgaagcagcagcagaggagggaGTAGGAAATCAACATGGAAACCGGAGAAGACGAGTCACGAAGATTTCGAAAAGGTGGAAGTAGACGCCCAGGACCTGGTGACCCTTGATGAGGTGGGAGAAGATGAAGTCGGAGAGGAAGCTGTGACAGAGGCTCCAACATGGAAAGTGGAACTCACAGAGGGAGAACTGCAGGATCTCGTTACATTGGATGAGATTgttgaggaagaggaaggacaGCTTGAGGCCCCGCCTCAGAATCTGGAGAGCCAATTCAAGGACTCTCTAAAGTCAGAG ACCTTGCCAACATTGACAGAAACCACCCAGATTGAGGACAACAAAGATGACGATAATCATCCAAAAGAACCTTCAAGCTCTTCTAAACGTAAACTCGATGACATCACAG